The Aneurinibacillus uraniidurans genome segment ACAAGAAATGCTTTTACACAATTGCGGACATACGGTCGCTTCGGCTTGTACTTGACTGCTCGCTCCTGGTATGCCTGCTGCGCTTTTGTAGGCCTGGATTGCTGCTTTGTTTTTACCGTGGACATAAACCTTCTCCTCCCTCATTTGACAAAATATATCCAGTAAAAAAGAGAACCGGCCATTTTCCCCAAAGCGAGTGCAAGAATGAACAGGGCTAAATACTCGTATACATACATGCGCTTAGCGAGAATTGGGATCACATTCAACACTTCCGTTAAAGCTGCCGCCAGCAGCCCGACGAAGATCCCCATGAACAGCCCCGGAACAATCAGCCAGGCGGATGCAAGATGAAGTGGCGGACAAAAAAAAGTAAATAACGTAGAACCGAGCGCCCCGAACACCACTGCCCACTGAAAATAAATCAAATGTGATGCACACTTCGTAATCTGCACCAGGCGGGGGATCAATGCGAGTACCGTTAAAAACGCCACAAATCCGCTGCCAACAATCAAACCACCGGACAGCCCAATCAACGCCAGCAGCACGCTACTTGCTACCGCGCTCATGATGCTCTCCTCCCGGTGCCTCATGTGTCAACACATAGTCGTCCAAATTTTGCTGATACAAAAACATTTCCAGCTCAAGCGGGCTCGGTTCCTCGTTAAAGCGCTTACGGAACAAATGATTAAAAAACAAGATCATTCCCGCTCCCACCCCAATCGAATACGGAATTTGGAGAATGAATGGGTGCTCACTCTTGTGCCCGGTCACAAGCTCATACACACGCTGGTGCACCTCCTGCATGCTTACATCGGTGTGAAAATTCATAATGGCCAGCGCGGAGCCAATAAACAGGACGAGCCAGACAAAAGCAACTAGCAAAAGGTTTGCCGGACGTTTCGGACTCTCAATCTCGACAAGCATCTGTCCTGCGCCGATGCCGTGCACATCCGCATCTGGTACAACCGCCCGCACCGCACGAATTACATGCATCATATCCACCACATACCGATTGCCATCTTCTATGCGAAGTACATGAAGCACCGCATCCTGAAGCACCGATTCATACGGGCTGTCCGTCAGAACATCCGCGACATCGCCAACACGCAGCATAGTTCCAGGCGGGCGCTTGACTTTACCTTTTAACTTTACATACACATGGGTGAGGTCAGCCATATCCTTCCCTCCTTGCATACGAATAGTATTTGTCAGTAGAAAGTCCGGTATGCGAGCATAGAAAAAGACCAGAGCGAGTTATTTCTCGATCTGGTCTTTCATGACACGCAGTATTTTTTTCTCCAGTCGCGATACTTGGACTTGCGAGATGCCCAAACGCTCCGCTACTTCAGACTGCGTCTGGTCTTTGTAGTAGCGTAAGTATACGATCAGCTGCTCCCGCTCACCAAGACGGGCGATCGCTTCGCGGAGGGCAATCCGGTCGAACCATTTTTCCTCATCCTTGTCCGCAATCTGATCCATCAGTGTAATCGGGTCGCCATCATTCTCGAAGACCGTCTCGTGAATCGACGATGGCGCACGATTTGCTTCCTGAGCGTATACGACCTCTTCCGGCGTAATCTCTAATACCTCCGCGATTTCGCTCACGGTCGGCAAGCGTCCCATCGTCTTGGACAATTCATCCCGGGTACGCCGTACTTTATTGGCGATCTCCTTTAAAGAACGGCTGACTTTTACCGTTCCATCATCCCGGAGGAAGCGCTGAATTTCGCCAATGATCATCGGTACTGCATACGTGGAAAATTTAACATCGAACTTCAAATCAAATTTATCAATCGCTTTCAGCAGACCGATACAGCCGATCTGAAACAAGTCATCTGCTTCATACCCTCGGTTTAAAAAACGCTGAACGACTGACCATACCAGACGAATGTTGCAATTTACCAATGTATCTCGTGCTGCTGTATCTCCCGCCTGACTTGCCGCAAGCAATCGTTTGACCTCTTGATCGGACAGATAAGAATGGTTGGCATTACGTACATTGGTCTCCATCGGCATGTCTCCTAATTGCAGAGCGCTTCATTCTTGGCTAGATATTTCACCAGTCGAATTCGTGTGCCCCGATTGATCTCGCTCTCCACTTCCATTGCGTCCATGAAACTCTCCATAATCGTAAAGCCCATACCAGAACGCTCTAATTCTGGCTTGGTTGTGAAGAGCGGCTGACGAGCCTCTTCCAAGTCTGCGATGCCAATGCCCTGATCTTCAATCAAAATCTCAATCGCAGATGGGGTGTACGTTGTCTCAATCACGACCGTTCCGGTTTCATCCCCTTCATAGCCATGAATGATTGAATTCGTCACCGCTTCTGACACAACGGTTTTGATCTCTTCTACCTCTTCAAGCGTCAGAGGCAAGCGGGCGAGAAAGGCAGCCACAGTAATGCGGGCGAATCCTTCATTCTCACTGCGTGCTGCAAATGACAGGCGCATGAAGTTGTTGTCGCTTTTATCAAGCATTACGCCACCCCCAGTCCAAGGAGCGCTTCATGTTCAGACTCCTTGATCTTCAAAATTTTGAACAGACCGGATAATTCAAACATGCGATGCATGACCGGACTCAGCGAGCAGACCGTCATGTCGCCCCCACGCGCGTTCATCTGCTTGTAGCGCCCAAGAATGACCCCCAGTCCAGAGCTATCCATAAAATGCAAATTCTCTAGACTTAGCAGTATATGATCGATTGGGTTGCGCGCGATGTCATCTTCTAATTTATTGCGGAGAAACTCAGCCGTATGATGGTCGAGATCTCCTTCCAGACGTACAATCAACACATGCCCCACACATTCCGTCTCTACTCGCAAACTCACACTGACCCACTCCTTCATTCCTTGTGATACAGGGGATTTCTCCTCCTCTTCCTGCAATTCCTGCCCCTCGACAAAACTAGAAAAAAACCGGGAGTGTATGACAAATTCCGCCATATTCCCGATTTATTTTCTTACGCGCCGCCGAACATCTTGCGGGTCGTCCGCTTCATAAGCTCCCACCAGCTTGCTTGTTCAATCGTTTCAGCTGCAACCAGATCCACCTTGCTGAGTATTTTTCCATCTTTCTTAATGAGAAGTTCACCCAGCTTTACACCCTTCTTGATAGGAGCAGGTAATGTTTCTGGCATGTTAACCACTCTTTCGTACTGCTCTGGCTTCTCGCCTTTTTTCACTAGCATGCTAAAGCGATACGGCACGAGGATGTTAACCTGCTCTTTCATCCCTTTCTCTACCTTAACGGTGCGAACGACTTGATGATCCTTATACAGCGGATGACTGTCATATTGATTGAACGCATAATCAAGCATGGAGCTTACTTCCTGATTGCGCGTCTTAGAATCCGGCTCACCCATGACAACTGCTATGACCCGCATGTTGCCGCGCTTCGCTGTGGCAGTCAGGCAATATTTTGCTTCGGATGTGTAGCCAGTCTTCAGGCCGTCTGCTCCGGCATAGAAGCGAACAAGACGATTCGTATTAACGAGCCAAAACGGCTTTTTAGAATCTTTGCGCAGATAGTCTTGATACAGTCCGGTATATTTCGTAATTTGTTCATGCTTTAGGAGTTCACGTGACATGAGCGCAATATCATGCGCCGATGAAACGTGGCCTGCGATTGGCAGACCGTTTGGATTTAAGAATGTCGTATCATCCATGCCAAGCTCTTTCGCACGCTGATTCATTTTTTTCACAAATGCCTGCTCCGTGCCTGCTAGGTGCTCTGCTATGGCGACTGAGGCATCATTACCGGATGCAAGAGCGATGCCTTTTAGCATTTCATCGACAGACATCTCTTCTCCTGGCTCCAAGAAAATTTGCGAGCCGCCCATCGAAGCTGCATATTCACTTGTACGTACTTTGTCCGTCAGTTTTAACTCACCGCGATCCATCGCTTCCATAGCGAGGAGCATAGTCATAACTTTAGTGATGCTCGCAGGCGGAAGTGGTTTATGACCGTTTTTTTCATATAAAATCGTGCCGGTATCCCGGTCGATCAACACAGCCGACATAGCATTCGGTGCGATATCTGTGTTCTGTCCTGTCTCAGGCTGCGCCGCCTTTCCTTTTCCTTGCTCCGTGGCAAAAACAGCAGCAGGTGACAGCAGTAAAGCAATGGATAAAAGAACTCCAGCTATTTTTTTCATGCGATAGACCCCTCCAGTGATTACTCTCTTCACCAGTGTGGCCCGAAATAATGGAATTATATACCTAACAAAGTACGAGGTAGCATTTTGTTTTTTGTGGTGTCGACAACGTTTCGATTCAAAAAAAGAAAAACTATTGCTTTCTTATTTCTATTTTCTTTATATTTAAAGGATGGCTTCTATAGTATTAGATTTAATCTGACAGAAACAGGTGATACGTTTGGTTTTCAGCAGTCCGATCTTCTTGTTCTTCTTCCTGCCATTAGCACTGTTCTGCTATTTTTTCTCACCGTGGCGCCTGAAGAATGTTGTCCTGCTTTTATTTAGTCTCGTATTTTACGCATGGGGCGAGCCGATGTATGTGTTCCTTATGCTATTTTCTATTCTCATGAACTACGTATACGGCATTTATATCGAAAAATATTTTGAACAAACAAGAAAGAAAAAAGCGATTTTATTCATTGCGATTGTGAGCAATACAGCGCTGCTTGGCTACTATAAATACATTAACTTTTTCGTAGATTTGGTCAATCAGTTGTTTCATACCGCTTATCATGTCAAGTCGGTGCCGCTCCCGATCGGGATTTCGTTCTATACATTCCATGCCATGAGCTACGTGGTGGATGTGTACAGAAGCCGTAATTCCCAGAAAAACTTGTTTAATCTGGCGCTCTATATTACGCTATTTCCGCAGCTTGTGGCAGGGCCGATTATTCGCTATCACATCATTGAGCATCAGCTGCGCGAGCGTAAATTACGGCTCGATCAATTCGCAGACGGGATTCGTGTCTTCATCATTGGTCTGGCGAAAAAAGTGCTGATCGCCAATCAGATGGGGATCATCGCGGATCGTATTTTTACCCAGCCGACTGATAGCATGAGTACACTGCTTGCCTGGGTCGGCATTCTGGCGTATACGCTGCAAATTTATTTTGATTTCTCTGGCTACAGCCAGATGGCGATCGGGCTTGGCAAAATGTTCGGCTTTGAATTCCCGATTAACTTTAACTTTCCGTACATTTCGCGCTCTGTCTCTGAATTTTGGCGGCGCTGGCACATGACGCTCGGACAGTGGTTCCGGGATTATGTATACATTCCGCTTGGCGGCGGGCGCGTAGCCACATGGAAGGTGTACCGCAATTTGTTTATCGTGTGGATGCTTACGGGGTTCTGGCACGGAGCAAGCTGGACATTTATTGCGTGGGGCTTGTATTATGGCATTCTCATCTCGCTTGAGAAAGCTGGACTCGAAAAAATACTCACAAAGTGCTGGACCCCTGTACAGCATTTGTATGTACTTATGATCGTAATGATCGGTTGGGTGTTTTTCCGGGCTGATAACTTCCCGTATGCTGCCTCCTATATCCAGGCGATGTTCGGACTTCGCGGTGGGCCTTTGGTGGACGAGCAAGGACTGTTTTATATCATTCAGTACAGCCCGTACTTCATTGCCGCAATCATCGGCTCGATGCCGTTTTTCGACTGGATCAAAGCGAAGCTCATATCATACAGAGGGGCTATTTATGAAGTCGTATCGTACGTATTTTATTTCGGTCTCTTTTTTGAAACAATTTTTTATCTGGTGACATCAACGTACAATCCATTTATTTATTTCCGCTTCTAAGGAGTCTGTTATGTCAACGAAAATATTTTCGATTTGCTTTGTTGCTACCTTTTTACTCATCATTTTTGGAATCGGCATATCCAGCATTATAAAACCAGATGTCGAAAGATCTTATACCGAGGCTCGAAAACTTCAACAGTTGCCGACGTTTTCTGAGCAGTCTTTTCAATCCGGTGATTATTTTCGTGATATGGCAGCCTATACGAGCGATCAACTGGCCTGGCGTGATAACTTTGTCAAAATGTACGACCGGCAACAGCTCCTCACACCGCTGCATGCCACCGTTGTAAACAATACCGTCGTAGTTGATCATTCTTGGTTGCTAGAAAAACCAACTGATCGCTTCCATAAGGAGCTGATGGATAATGCACTGGCAGGGATTCGCTATCTACACAAAGTCGTTAAGCCAAATGACACACAGATCTATTACGCATCCTTGCCGTATCCAGTACTAAATCTACAGGAATTGTATCCGTCTTATTTGCGCTTTCGTGCACCGGCTGAGAATAAAAAATACTTTCTGAGTGAATTGAACAAAGACGACATTCACGTTATCGATTTGGCACCGCGTTTTGCACAAATTCCGGCAAAAGAACGAGAGACGATGTATTTCCATACTGATCATCACTGGAATATAAAAGGCGCCTTTACGGCTTACCAGATGATTATTGAGGATTTAAACAAAGCAGGGGTACTGCATCAATCCCCTCCCCTTACCGACAACGATATTATCAAAACGCAGGTGCCACCGGGCAAATTTGTCGGAAGCTGGAACCGTCAGCTTAATATGCTCATTGATGATAAAGTAGACCGCCCGTGGATTTACAAGCCAAAGGCAGGCTTTCCATTTAATCAAGTGCGAGTCGTAGCGATGAACGGAAAAACCTACACCAAACTCGACGATGTCTACGGCGCAGGTGCGTCCACACCGCCGTATCAGTATTCGACTGTGTATACGAATGACCATGATCTAATGGAGTTTGAAAACAAACAAGCAAACAACAAGCTGCGTGTGCTCATTTTTAAAGACTCGTACGCGAACGCCATGCTTCCATTCGTTGCAAGTCATTTCTATCAAACACAGGTGTTGGATTTACGCTATAAAGGCGACCAGTTTAATCTCGAAAACTACTTGAAGTCGTATAAACCGGATGTGGTTCTGTTTTTGTTCCATGACAGTAACCTGACAACCCCGGCGTATCCGTTTTTTAAGGAGTAAAATGCAGCAGCTGAGTTTTCTTGATGGAGGGTTTCTCCAAAGTGTGGTGGAGGAGCAGGATCGGGCGGGACCTCGTCACTTCGGTACGCTCCCTAAGGAGTAGGGACTGTCCGCTCCAGGTGCCAGGTGAACTCGCCCACAAAAGGGGCTCACGATGTATTTGCATCGAAGTATTGTGGGCAAAAGCCCGTTCACCTCGCCCCTTCCGCTGGGGAGTCGCGTATAGGCGTTCCGTTGCCCCGCCCGACCCCGCTCCTAGCATACTTTGGATAAAAATCATCAAGCAATATCAAGAGGCTGAGCTTTGCTATGCAGATAAAGAATTAGGAAGCGGTCTTGCGAGAAGCTAGTGACTACCGAGGAAATTTATTCTGACGACGAGAGTTTTTTTGTAAATCGAAACGTTGTGCGGGGAGTGGGAGAAGGGAGGAGCAAGAGAGCACCTGTACGCGCCACCCCAGCGGAGGGAGAACGGCGAACGGGCCTTTTGCCCGCAACACGTCAGTGAATCAACATCGTGGGCTTTTCTTTGCGGGCGAGTTCGTCGAGCTCCCGGAGCGGACAGTCCTCACTTCCCTGCAAGCGTACCGAAGCGAACGGCTCCTCCCTTCTCCCACTCCCTCACCACCACACGTTTTCAATATCACCAAAAACAACTGCTCGACTACAGCAATTCCCCACGCATAACCGTTACCGCCTGTCCCCCAAGCAGCACACGCTCACCGCGCACATGTACTCGCACAAACCCGCCTCGTGCAGATGCCTGATAACCAACTAGATCATCTTTGCCAAGCTTCTCTCGCCAGTATGTACCGAGCAGACAATGTGCCGACCCAGTTACCGGATCTTCTTCAATCCCAATGAGCGGGAAAAAAGCGCGCGAGACAAAATCATATGAGCTCCCTTCCTCCGCACGGCTCGTCACGATAACACCGCGCTGGGACACCGGAAGATTACACAGTTTCTTCATATCCGGGCGACATTCCCGAACATACCCTTCTCTATCTGTTTCCACAAGCACATCGAATCCGCCTAAGCTAACATGCTGTATCGGGATATCGAGTGCCGCTGCCAATTCCGGTATTTTTTCAGTTGGCTTCGCATAATCAGTTGGAAAATCAAGTTCGATCCACTCTCCATCTCGGCTCGCAGTCAAAAGTCCACTGCGCGTGAAAAAAGAAATCGAACTCGACCGCCCAACGTTTCCTGTCTCCCATAGCACATGAGCCGCTGCCAGCGTAGCATGCCCGCACAAATCGACCTCTTCGACCGGTGTGAACCAGCGCAGCCGATACCCGTCTTCCGTCTGCTGAACAAAAGCAGTTTCAGACAGATTCATCTCCCGCGCCACCTGCTGCATCCAGCGCTCATCACGCGATTCCTCCAACACACATACCGCAGCCGGATTTCCTTTAAACTTCTCTGCAGTAAATGAATCAACCACTACTACATTCTGTTTCAAACCCTCTCCTCCTCATCCATTTTTTCATGATTTTATCTACAAATGACAGGCCACAAAATGCCCGGATCGTACTTCTTGCCATGCCGGGCTCACTGCTGCACACACATCCATTACATATGGGCAGCGTGTACGAAAATAACAGCCGCTTGGCGGATTCAGCGGACTTGGCACATCGCCTGTCAGCACAATTCGCTCCCGACTACGCTCCACCGCCGGATCCGGAATCGGAATCGCGGACAGCAAAGCCTGCGTATAAGGGTGAAGCGGATTGTCATACAATTCTTCACTCTCTGCCAATTCTACCACTTTACCAAGATACATCACAGCTACCCGATTACTAATATGCTTAACCATCGCCAGATCATGCGCGATGAATAAATACGTCAAGCCCAGCTTTTTTTGCAATTCCATAAGCAAATTTATAACTTGCGCCTGAATGGATACATCCAGTGCCGAGATCGGCTCGTCACAGACGATGAATTTCGGCTCTACTGCAAGCGCTCGGGCAATCCCGATCCGCTGCCGCTGCCCACCGGAGAACTCGTGAGGAAAACGGCTGCTATGTTCCGGCTTTAATCCGACAAGGAGCAACAGCTCTGCGATCCGTTCCCTCCGCTTCGTTCCATGTGCGAGCCGATGCAGGTCAAGTGCTTCCCCGATGCTATCCCCAGCTGTCATGCGAGGATTAAGCGAGGCATACGGGTCCTGAAAAATCATCTGCATGTCACGCCGCAGCTTTTTCAACTCTTGCGGACTCGCCTGATGCACATCATGACCAGCAAACCGCACCACACCTTCTGTTGCCTCATACAGCCGTAAAATGGTGCGTCCCATTGTAGATTTACCACAGCCAGACTCACCAACTACCCCAAGTGTTTCACCACGTTTAATATCGAATGTTACATCATTGACCGCCGCAACAGTTCCACTTCTTGTATGAAAATGCTTGGTCAGATGGCGTACCTCAAGCAATGCAGCTTCTTTATTTTCTGCTGACATCATCGCTCATTCCCTTCTATCCGCACGTACCTGCTGTGCGAACGAATGATGCAGCCAACAAGCCGCATACTGATAGCCTCCCTGATCCTCGAGCGCAGGCTTATATGTGCGGCACACTTCCATCGCATATGCACAGCGAGCAAAAAATGAACAACCTACAGGTGGATGCAGCAAATCAGGCGGTGTCCCAACGATCGAACGAAGTGCAGCATGCCGACTTTGATCAAGGCGCGGCACAGCCGCTAACAGTCCGCTCGTATACGGATGTTTCGGGGTATAAAAGATTTGATCGACCGTGCCGATTTCTACTACTTCTCCGGCATACATCACCACAACGCGGTCGCATATGTCTGCGACAACCCCAAGGTCATGGGTAATCAGCATAATCGCCATCCTGGTTTTCCCCTGCAAATCTTTCATCAATTCAAGAATTTGGGCCTGAATCGTTACATCAAGCGCGGTAGTTGGTTCATCTGCCAGTAACAACTTCGGGCGACAAGCAAGCGCAAGTGCGATCATCGCCCGTTGCCGCATTCCACCAGAGAATTCATGCGGATACTGCCGCACACGCTTATCTGGCTGCGGGATACCAACCAGGCGCAGTGCTGCAACCGCTTGTTCCTGTGCATCCTGACGTGATAGCCCGTTATGCTTGATCAATCCTTCGGCAATTTGCTCCCCGACACGCATCGTCGGATTAAGCGAGACAAACGGATCTTGAAAAATCATTCCGATGTCATTACCACGCACCTGCTGCATGGCCGCCTCTTCTTTTTGCAGCAAATCCTGACCGTTAAACAAAATCTGCCCCTGCTTATACGTAACTAGGGATTCAGGAAGCAGCTTCATCATCGACTGTGCTGTCACACTTTTACCGCAGCCGGACTCACCGACAAGCCCAATGGTTTCCCCTTCTTGGACTGTAAAACTCACACCACGTACGGCCTGTACTTCTCCAGCGTATGTATGAAAAGAAACAGATAAATCGCGCACTTCAAGCAGCGCCATTCGTGATCCCCCTTGCTCAGTCGAACGATTTGCCCATTCCCGGATCAAGCGCATCACGCATTCCATCACCGAGCACATTAAAAGCAAACATCGTTAACGAAATAAAAAATCCTGGGATAAACAATTGATACGCATGGCCAACGAGCAAACTAACAAGTGCATCATTCGCCATTGTGCCCCAGCTCGCCTGCGGCGCCGGAACCCCCAGACCGAGGAAGCTTAGTGTTGCCTCCGCAAAAATAGCCGCAGGCACTGTCAGCGTGACATTGACGAGAATCGGACCCATCGTATTCGGGATGACATGCTTACGCAAAATCCAGCCAGTATCAGCCCCCAGTACACGGGCTGCCTGAACATATTCCTGCTGCTTTAACTGCAAAACCTGCCCACGTACAAGACGAGCCATCGGAATCCAGCCTGTTATGGTCATAGCAATAATAATCGTCCAGATGCCCGGTCCCATCACAACCATCAAAAGAATCACCATCAGTAAATACGGCACGCCATACAGCACTTCAGCCATCCTCATCATCATGTTGTCGACACGCCCTCCCTTAAGCCCGGCGATGCCGCCATACAACACCCCAAGTACGAAATCAATGAGTGCTGCCATCATTCCAATAAATAACGAGATGCGCGCCCCGTACCAGATGCGGGTAAAAATATCCCGCCCAGATGAATCTGTTCCAAACCAATGTGCTTTTCCTGGATACATGTTTTTCTCGGCAAAATTTTGTGCGTCATACGTATAGCCGCTTACATAAGGACCAATAATCGCCATCACAAGCAGAGCGATCATGATACCGAGGCCGACCATAGCCAGTTTATTCTTCTGCAAACGCCGCCACACATCCGCCCAGTACGAGACCTGTGGACGGTTGATTGCCTCTGCATCAAAAAATCGATCCGCTACAGGTCGGAACATCGCGGCGGTCAGCTGTTTTTCCTGCTGCATCATCTGCTCTCCCCTGTCACTGTAATGCGTGGATCAATCCACGTATAAGCAAGATCAACAAGCAGAATTAAAAAAATCAAAATCGCACTGTAAAAAACCGTCGACCCGAGAATGACCGGATAATCGCGATTAAAGATGCCCTTCACGAACATCTCACCCATCCC includes the following:
- a CDS encoding ABC transporter permease, which gives rise to MMQQEKQLTAAMFRPVADRFFDAEAINRPQVSYWADVWRRLQKNKLAMVGLGIMIALLVMAIIGPYVSGYTYDAQNFAEKNMYPGKAHWFGTDSSGRDIFTRIWYGARISLFIGMMAALIDFVLGVLYGGIAGLKGGRVDNMMMRMAEVLYGVPYLLMVILLMVVMGPGIWTIIIAMTITGWIPMARLVRGQVLQLKQQEYVQAARVLGADTGWILRKHVIPNTMGPILVNVTLTVPAAIFAEATLSFLGLGVPAPQASWGTMANDALVSLLVGHAYQLFIPGFFISLTMFAFNVLGDGMRDALDPGMGKSFD
- the spoIIAA gene encoding anti-sigma F factor antagonist, with product MSLRVETECVGHVLIVRLEGDLDHHTAEFLRNKLEDDIARNPIDHILLSLENLHFMDSSGLGVILGRYKQMNARGGDMTVCSLSPVMHRMFELSGLFKILKIKESEHEALLGLGVA
- a CDS encoding ABC transporter ATP-binding protein is translated as MMSAENKEAALLEVRHLTKHFHTRSGTVAAVNDVTFDIKRGETLGVVGESGCGKSTMGRTILRLYEATEGVVRFAGHDVHQASPQELKKLRRDMQMIFQDPYASLNPRMTAGDSIGEALDLHRLAHGTKRRERIAELLLLVGLKPEHSSRFPHEFSGGQRQRIGIARALAVEPKFIVCDEPISALDVSIQAQVINLLMELQKKLGLTYLFIAHDLAMVKHISNRVAVMYLGKVVELAESEELYDNPLHPYTQALLSAIPIPDPAVERSRERIVLTGDVPSPLNPPSGCYFRTRCPYVMDVCAAVSPAWQEVRSGHFVACHL
- a CDS encoding ABC transporter ATP-binding protein, whose protein sequence is MRLIREWANRSTEQGGSRMALLEVRDLSVSFHTYAGEVQAVRGVSFTVQEGETIGLVGESGCGKSVTAQSMMKLLPESLVTYKQGQILFNGQDLLQKEEAAMQQVRGNDIGMIFQDPFVSLNPTMRVGEQIAEGLIKHNGLSRQDAQEQAVAALRLVGIPQPDKRVRQYPHEFSGGMRQRAMIALALACRPKLLLADEPTTALDVTIQAQILELMKDLQGKTRMAIMLITHDLGVVADICDRVVVMYAGEVVEIGTVDQIFYTPKHPYTSGLLAAVPRLDQSRHAALRSIVGTPPDLLHPPVGCSFFARCAYAMEVCRTYKPALEDQGGYQYAACWLHHSFAQQVRADRRE
- the sigF gene encoding RNA polymerase sporulation sigma factor SigF, whose amino-acid sequence is METNVRNANHSYLSDQEVKRLLAASQAGDTAARDTLVNCNIRLVWSVVQRFLNRGYEADDLFQIGCIGLLKAIDKFDLKFDVKFSTYAVPMIIGEIQRFLRDDGTVKVSRSLKEIANKVRRTRDELSKTMGRLPTVSEIAEVLEITPEEVVYAQEANRAPSSIHETVFENDGDPITLMDQIADKDEEKWFDRIALREAIARLGEREQLIVYLRYYKDQTQSEVAERLGISQVQVSRLEKKILRVMKDQIEK
- a CDS encoding MBOAT family O-acyltransferase — its product is MVFSSPIFLFFFLPLALFCYFFSPWRLKNVVLLLFSLVFYAWGEPMYVFLMLFSILMNYVYGIYIEKYFEQTRKKKAILFIAIVSNTALLGYYKYINFFVDLVNQLFHTAYHVKSVPLPIGISFYTFHAMSYVVDVYRSRNSQKNLFNLALYITLFPQLVAGPIIRYHIIEHQLRERKLRLDQFADGIRVFIIGLAKKVLIANQMGIIADRIFTQPTDSMSTLLAWVGILAYTLQIYFDFSGYSQMAIGLGKMFGFEFPINFNFPYISRSVSEFWRRWHMTLGQWFRDYVYIPLGGGRVATWKVYRNLFIVWMLTGFWHGASWTFIAWGLYYGILISLEKAGLEKILTKCWTPVQHLYVLMIVMIGWVFFRADNFPYAASYIQAMFGLRGGPLVDEQGLFYIIQYSPYFIAAIIGSMPFFDWIKAKLISYRGAIYEVVSYVFYFGLFFETIFYLVTSTYNPFIYFRF
- a CDS encoding stage V sporulation protein AA; protein product: MADLTHVYVKLKGKVKRPPGTMLRVGDVADVLTDSPYESVLQDAVLHVLRIEDGNRYVVDMMHVIRAVRAVVPDADVHGIGAGQMLVEIESPKRPANLLLVAFVWLVLFIGSALAIMNFHTDVSMQEVHQRVYELVTGHKSEHPFILQIPYSIGVGAGMILFFNHLFRKRFNEEPSPLELEMFLYQQNLDDYVLTHEAPGGEHHERGSK
- a CDS encoding PhzF family phenazine biosynthesis protein — translated: MKQNVVVVDSFTAEKFKGNPAAVCVLEESRDERWMQQVAREMNLSETAFVQQTEDGYRLRWFTPVEEVDLCGHATLAAAHVLWETGNVGRSSSISFFTRSGLLTASRDGEWIELDFPTDYAKPTEKIPELAAALDIPIQHVSLGGFDVLVETDREGYVRECRPDMKKLCNLPVSQRGVIVTSRAEEGSSYDFVSRAFFPLIGIEEDPVTGSAHCLLGTYWREKLGKDDLVGYQASARGGFVRVHVRGERVLLGGQAVTVMRGELL
- a CDS encoding DHHW family protein; this translates as MSTKIFSICFVATFLLIIFGIGISSIIKPDVERSYTEARKLQQLPTFSEQSFQSGDYFRDMAAYTSDQLAWRDNFVKMYDRQQLLTPLHATVVNNTVVVDHSWLLEKPTDRFHKELMDNALAGIRYLHKVVKPNDTQIYYASLPYPVLNLQELYPSYLRFRAPAENKKYFLSELNKDDIHVIDLAPRFAQIPAKERETMYFHTDHHWNIKGAFTAYQMIIEDLNKAGVLHQSPPLTDNDIIKTQVPPGKFVGSWNRQLNMLIDDKVDRPWIYKPKAGFPFNQVRVVAMNGKTYTKLDDVYGAGASTPPYQYSTVYTNDHDLMEFENKQANNKLRVLIFKDSYANAMLPFVASHFYQTQVLDLRYKGDQFNLENYLKSYKPDVVLFLFHDSNLTTPAYPFFKE
- a CDS encoding D-alanyl-D-alanine carboxypeptidase family protein translates to MKKIAGVLLSIALLLSPAAVFATEQGKGKAAQPETGQNTDIAPNAMSAVLIDRDTGTILYEKNGHKPLPPASITKVMTMLLAMEAMDRGELKLTDKVRTSEYAASMGGSQIFLEPGEEMSVDEMLKGIALASGNDASVAIAEHLAGTEQAFVKKMNQRAKELGMDDTTFLNPNGLPIAGHVSSAHDIALMSRELLKHEQITKYTGLYQDYLRKDSKKPFWLVNTNRLVRFYAGADGLKTGYTSEAKYCLTATAKRGNMRVIAVVMGEPDSKTRNQEVSSMLDYAFNQYDSHPLYKDHQVVRTVKVEKGMKEQVNILVPYRFSMLVKKGEKPEQYERVVNMPETLPAPIKKGVKLGELLIKKDGKILSKVDLVAAETIEQASWWELMKRTTRKMFGGA
- a CDS encoding stage V sporulation protein AB; translation: MSAVASSVLLALIGLSGGLIVGSGFVAFLTVLALIPRLVQITKCASHLIYFQWAVVFGALGSTLFTFFCPPLHLASAWLIVPGLFMGIFVGLLAAALTEVLNVIPILAKRMYVYEYLALFILALALGKMAGSLFYWIYFVK
- the spoIIAB gene encoding anti-sigma F factor translates to MLDKSDNNFMRLSFAARSENEGFARITVAAFLARLPLTLEEVEEIKTVVSEAVTNSIIHGYEGDETGTVVIETTYTPSAIEILIEDQGIGIADLEEARQPLFTTKPELERSGMGFTIMESFMDAMEVESEINRGTRIRLVKYLAKNEALCN